The Chryseobacterium nakagawai genome has a segment encoding these proteins:
- a CDS encoding NAD-dependent epimerase/dehydratase family protein, with protein sequence MVFVTGATGILGRIIVLELLKRGKNVRASKRSGSNLNEVRHSYSFYTENPDDFFNKIEWVNVDFDDIDSLKDALKEVDEVYHCAAKVSFHPKDEKEMYRTNIKGTENLLFACEGSGVKKFLHVSSVAVLDNYNEKGELDEDSDFNPKLEHSAYAISKHLSEMEAWRASAEGLNVVIINPGMIVGSGNWTQSSGELFSTFEDNSFTFAGGSAYVDVRDVAKTAIELMENNVFGERFIIVSENNRYADLAKQIRTRLGLKEARILTRSQLNIGKLASTLFGWLIPKLRMATESNIEAISSFNTISNHKVREKLNYQFIPIQESIDFHLNNYINDKKLKK encoded by the coding sequence ATGGTTTTTGTAACGGGTGCAACCGGAATTCTGGGAAGAATAATCGTGTTGGAACTTCTTAAAAGAGGTAAAAACGTACGTGCTTCCAAAAGATCGGGCAGCAATTTAAACGAAGTAAGGCATTCATACAGCTTTTATACGGAGAATCCTGATGATTTTTTTAATAAGATCGAATGGGTTAATGTAGATTTTGATGATATTGATTCCTTAAAAGATGCATTGAAAGAGGTAGATGAAGTCTATCACTGTGCTGCAAAAGTAAGCTTTCATCCCAAAGATGAAAAAGAAATGTACCGTACCAATATTAAAGGTACCGAAAACTTATTGTTTGCCTGTGAAGGATCTGGTGTTAAAAAATTTCTGCACGTAAGCTCTGTAGCTGTTTTGGATAACTATAATGAAAAGGGAGAGTTGGATGAAGATTCTGACTTCAATCCGAAACTGGAACATTCTGCCTATGCTATTTCCAAGCATTTATCCGAAATGGAAGCCTGGAGAGCGTCTGCTGAAGGCTTGAATGTAGTTATTATCAATCCGGGAATGATCGTAGGAAGCGGAAACTGGACCCAAAGCAGCGGTGAACTGTTTTCAACTTTTGAAGACAATAGCTTTACTTTTGCAGGCGGGTCTGCTTATGTAGATGTGAGAGATGTTGCTAAAACAGCCATTGAACTCATGGAAAACAATGTTTTTGGAGAACGTTTTATTATTGTTTCTGAAAACAACAGATATGCTGATCTGGCAAAACAGATCAGAACCCGATTAGGTCTTAAAGAGGCAAGAATTCTTACAAGATCTCAATTAAATATAGGAAAATTAGCCAGTACCCTCTTCGGATGGCTGATTCCCAAATTGAGAATGGCTACAGAATCAAATATTGAAGCCATATCCTCATTCAACACCATTTCCAATCACAAAGTCAGGGAGAAACTGAATTACCAGTTTATTCCGATACAAGAGAGCATCGACTTTCACCTGAACAATTATATTAACGACAAAAAGCTGAAGAAATGA